Genomic segment of Ailuropoda melanoleuca isolate Jingjing chromosome 1, ASM200744v2, whole genome shotgun sequence:
actcaAGCTTATCTGGGAcgaagaaaaacatacaaataatcaTTAGGAAAAAATTGGTTAAGCAGCAATAGTGCTTTCTGCCAAAACCTCTTtagtcttacaattttttttttaagattttatttatttatttgacagagaaagagacaaccagcaagagagggaacacaagcagagggagtgggagaggaagaagcaggctcatagtggaggagcctgatgtggggcttgatcccagaacgctgggatcacaccctgagccgaaagcagacacttaaccgctgtaccacccaggcgcccctacaattttttttagacacgtcccgagcagaaggcagactgtCTGCGCCACTCAGGAGCGCAGCAGTAAGCCAGCAGTTAAAGTGCAGGCACGGGCACGCCGAGACAGGGTGCGAGGCCCACAGATGGCGCAAGCGGTGCCAGGCTGGCCGACAGCCGCTGCCCGCTCGGAGCTGCGCTCTGCGGGGCCTCTGCTATAACCTGCACTGCCACACACTGCAGACACGTGGTCGAGTTCTGACCCAGCAAGGCACAGCATGGGGGTCACGCTGCACGTCCGACAGTAAATCACTGGTCCTCACGATCACTTCGGAGATGGACGGCCGTCCGCTTCACCCTCCAGATGAGGCAGCCGAGGCCCTGAGTACACacactccccagcctccagctgggTAACAAGGGGGatgcagggaaggggctggacATGCTGCCCCTAGCCTGACACATCAGGCGACATGCTTGTCAGCGGTGCTGTGAGAGCAAAGGGACACGGGGATGCACAGATGGCTTTTCAGGACCCGCCCTGTGCCAGGTCAGCATGCGCGGTCCGTGAAGAGccgggcccagggctggggtgggagtgcCTGCTACATTCCTCTTTCTTCCATGAtgaaaaccactttaaaaaacagaattaaattggAAGTACATATCAAAATTGACAGAAGTACCAAAGGAAAACACTTCTATCAACAGTAATAAGCAATTTCTCCATGGCTGATTCCTGTCCACAGGTAGAAACCAGTAAAGCACCGGCTCTAAAACCGACGTGTGCCGAAGTCCCTTATTTTGGACTGCCCGGGACCCCAGAGAACACCGGGCGCCGGAGGTACTGCAAGTAACACCGGGCATGTGGGACAGTCGCTGCGGTGACCCCGGTGACCCCGGCGTCACGCCACACCGTCTCCCCACCGGTCTGTTCCCTCGGACAGACAGCAATCGCGGTGATGCCACCGCGTATGGCCTGTGATAGAGATTATAGAAATGCGAATACCGTCCCCGCCGTTTAAAAGCTCGTACAACAAAAGGGGGCAAGAAACCCAGGTGCACTAACCAGAAGAAAACCCCATCGTGTGGTCGTGACTGTTGTCCTCCCATGTTAGGAAGGCTGCAGGAGAAGACTGTGTTTCAAAGAAGCAAGGgccaaaggagacagaaaatgcctcacaggaagaaaaaaaaaaggaacattttactTCAACCTAGGAGCAGAGCAGGGTTTATTGTTTTAGAAACTATGAAGACATTAGAGGACACTGCCCATCCGACACTTGTCCGTGCTCCTGCAGTGGGGACATGCACGTGGTGGCGCCGTCCCCAGGGACAGCGATGGGTGAGCCGTGCTGTCTCACTCGCCACCCCCTGCCTGGGTCTGCCGAGCACCCTGGCCCCCGTGTACGACGGGAACTAGCCATGTAACATCCTAGCAAATGGACGACCTGAAACCACATACCAAGTCTTCCCACCAGTAGAATGAACGTGGCTGAACCACTGTATTCATAACACCTTCCCTTCCAGGACAGCTTTCCAGATGCGGCCCCACGGCTCAGAGACAGCACTGCTCTTCCCTGACCCGTGTCGCTGTGTCCTGCACGCAGGGATGGCTCggcagagcaggagagaagagaagctggGGGGGTCCCAGTGCTCCAGGAGGGCTGGACTGGGCTCCCTGAGGGCCTTCCcccaggaaaggaggaggggtcctgtcccctccccagaaCTGCTCAGCGACATCACGTGCTGGTTCCAAGCCTGGAGTCAGCGGCTACCTTGGACTGCTTTCTCTGGGGGAAGGAGCCTGGCGCCAGTTAGAGAAAAGGGGGTGCTGGTCGGCAGTGAACAAGGGCTAAAGCCCAGAAGATGGGATGACGAAGACTGGCACCAGCTCCGGGCTCACAGTCAGGGTGAGGATGGAGACCGGTGCCAGGAGCACACATAGGCCTCGGGCCCAGGCAGCAGGCTTCCCCAAGGGTGGATGCAAAGAAAGGGCTCAAGGACGCCCCGCTGACAGCCATGGGGCACTGGAATGCAGGTGAGCAAGGCGGGCCGCGAAGGGAGCAGTCAGCAACCACAGACACGAGTGGGTGCCAGGGGCGTGGCGGCAAAGGGGCAGAGCCGGCTGGCAAGGCACAGCCGTCAGGAACAGCCAGTGGCCAGGGCTGCGGAGGGAGGAAAGCACCAGCTGCAAAGCTGGTTCCCGAGGCTGCTGGGTGGCTCCCCACTGGACCTCCTGACCTTCCGTCCCTCTGGATACAGAATGATCTCTGCGTCTGTGCCCGCACGTCCCTACACGCTCCTCCGTCCACCTGGACACGGCTGTATGCAGCCGGCACTGGCCactttcctgtctctgtctcgTCTCACACTCCTCTGCAAGCCAACCTGGTCATTCCTGACCCTGGCCACTAGACTGGGCTGTCCCCTGAAAGCTGCTCTGGGTCACATGCTTCCCCCAAGTTCATCAGCAGGAGGACTGAGGGTCTCTACTGGGTAATAAGCAAGTCTTGCCCAGGAAATGGACGAGCAAGTGTGTGCTTCCTGAGACGGGACATCTTCCCAGGGAAGGTGTGGCCCTGAGCCAGGTGAGCGATCAGGTGTGCAGGCACAATGTGCGGGGGCCGGCACTGTCTGCGGGGCCAAATGCCATCTCACGTTCAGCAAGCTCATGTGCTGACCCCTCTGTCCACAGCTCAATCTGCGACCTTACCACATCTTCCTCACAAATGCGGTATCTCAAACGTCACTGTTTCCCCAGGTTTGGCCCTCTTCTCACTGCCCACTTCTCGAACCTCACCTCACCCGGTCACGCTTCATGGCACGTAGATAATTAGCATGAGCGGGAAGTACTCCCCTGTCAGCAGCGGGGCCCTGGTGAAGGCCCCGAGGCAGAGACCTCCAGACTGTGGTCACCCTCCTCTGTCCCACGTTCCACCCTAACATTGACACACCCAACAAAACATCGACACTCAACACCAGGCCTACCCGTACAGACAGTACATTTTTTCCAGAAAGGAAGGCAGCAAGCAAGCGTCTCGGGCGCAGTTGACTGTGGGATCACTTGCGTTCTTACCCCTATGTGCTGAAAGAGCCAAGATCTCATCACATTGGTAGCGTGCTTCGGCAGAACGCCCCTTTTATTCTTAGAAGAGCCATCATCTTGATGCAAGATGCTTAGGTCTTGGTTTAACTGTAACTGAAGCTTTTAAACAATTGAAAAAACACCGTTAGCAAGCACAGAAAATTATGACATATGCAAATAGCTTACGACTTTGGGTGGAGAAAATACCCAAAGGACTTACGGATAAATGACATACTGACAGCAGAGGTGTGTGGCTTGGGCCCCACGGGCTCACCTGTGCGGGGGGCTCTGTCTGCATTCTCGCTATGGACACCGCTGTCATGCGGTCAGCGGCCCCTCGTCCGGCAGGTGAGAGAGGAGCCCAGGGGGCCTTGGGGCCACTGCCCTGCAGACCTGGGAGTCCCACGGCCCTCTCGCCCACCACTCGTTTTCATCTCACACCCTCAAGTCATAGACATGACAACACCCACTCTCTGAGCCTAGAAATTACAAGCGATGAGCAAGAATGGGCAGGAAGGCAGAAGGCCGCTAATGAGAGGCGGCCACATGGGCTGAACAGAGGGGAAAGATTCAGACGCACACACAGTGCAGACACAGGGCTCACAGAGCGAAGGAGCCGAGGTGACCGCCTCTGCCCAGATGGCTCAGGGGCCACCACAGACACGGCCTCCCTCACCCTGAGGACAGCACGGACACGTTCGGCCCACTCCCTTTCTACAGGAAAGGACGCGCATGGCACTTCGTATGTGAACGTCTTTCACGCAAGTGTAAGAAAGATTTGACGTCTACGAGGCCGGACCTCAGCCCCGCAGCCCAGCACGCCCAAGTGGACGGTGTCATCAGCGCTCACCACACGGGCCAGGAGGAAAACCAGCACGGCTCCCAGCGCCTTGGCGCAGACCCCCGGGGACTTCTGTGCTGTGCTGCATGCGTGAACTCAGAACTCATGTAGGAATTTGACTTTATAAGGGAAAGAACATCACCTCATGTATTCACAGACACAGTTTTAAGGATTTGGAACTTGATTTTGGAAAGGTCACTGTATTATCTGTATTTTGGCTTTATGTCATTTCGGATATATTCTTTGAAAGCCTCCACAACAACATTGAAACAGACAGAATTTATGACTTACAGGAAACATGAAGACACCagctgtatttaaaatttcttaaaagtcaAGATTATTATTAAGGGCATAGtgttttttgaaatgtatttctttgttaAAGGACTGAAAGCAGGTGGTATAAGCACCCCCTCTCTGCTCGTGCGTGTgcacaggaaaaggaagaggaaatgaactTTTAACACTAGCTGCAAAGCAGCAGGGCCGAACTCCTCTGCCTGATTTGTCCCAATTAACAGATGATGTTCTTCATGCAATTTCACATATGCTCACTGTTACTTTTTTTGTGCAGGGTTAAAACAAATGTGGGCTCAAAAATAGGTGAAGTGACAGCTGGCTGTGTGACTCGACCTCACAGATGCTACCAAGGGGCCTGAGTGCCAGCGGGGCTGTGTGAGGAAAACAAGCCAAGGACCTTTGCCTGGAGTGGCCCCAGGCCCCGCTGAGCTCCGGCCAGCCAGGCACCGGACAAGTGGGGGATTTAAAAGCCTGGGGAACTGGCTGGAAGTCTGTTTAAGAAGCAATGAGACCACCCACCCCAGACCCTCCCCACCATCCTCTGCAGATGACAATGCTGGTGGAGTCCGGCTCCTCCTCTACCCACTGCTGGGCCTGGTGAAGCCCCTTGTGCCCCGATGATGgggccccccgccccagctccacTCTGTCCACGCAGCGAGAGGCAGTAAGCGCTGGATCGGCCGTGCCAGCCCGCGCCCCCCCAAGCTCTCTCGCCTCCGCTGTCTGCTGGAGGGAGACACACCATCTCCTGGGCTGGGCCTCCGAGCCGTCAGTGAGGTTGTGGGAAACCCATGCGGGCTAAAGGCCAAGAACCGATGTGAAGAATCTGTAGCCCTAACTGCGAGCTGGTAACAGAAACGACCTTCTGACATAAACCTCGCTGAATGTGGGAAACAAGGCTGTGCGCGCATCTGTGACTTACAGCGTCCGGCAGGCCACCAGGTCCACACAGGCACAGAGACAGCTGTGCGACCGCGGCACGGCACAGAACAGCACGTCCACCGGCTGCTTCTGCCGCCAAGCTGCCTCCTGCGCTCTTGGGGCTGGGGTTCCCCGGGAGGCGAGAGGCCGAGGGCAGAAGGAGCACACCAGCCTCGGGGCAGGGCCTCCACTAGGCACCTGGGAGCGGAGAAGGGGCAGCCCTTGCTCAGCTTTCCCATCAGGCTGTGGGAGGATGCTAAGGAAGGGCCTGGCCACCCGAGGACCCGCCTGAAGGAGCGCTCTGGCCCAGCGGGCGCACAGTGGAAGGGCCTCGCCATGGTCTGCGAGACCTGCCCGCAGGGTCTGCTGTGAACCTCCATGGGGGCAGGAAGAGCGCGTCCACACTGCCTCAAGTCTCCTGATCCAGAGACAATTACACAATCCAATGCCCAATCGGATGACAGTGGTTGCTAGGGGAAGGGGTCATGGATGatttttctcctgcttcctcagACTCTCTCAACTTTGCAACTTTTTTACAAGGGAGATGAAGAGTAAACAAGAGACAAAACCCTGACACCGAAATTAACTGGAGGTAGCTCCAGGAAAGCCAGCTTGAGACAAACGatcttcaggcagagggaacagatcAAGCCTGCGTGACTCGCCCCCGAACCCTCCCACAGGAATGGCACACGCACCTGGGAGTTCTGGATCCTGATGGTGCCGGGCGACAACGCTTGTGTCACTACCTGGCCTTGGGGAGTGACCACTGTGACAGGCTGGTACACCGCGCCACCTCAAGAAGGAAGGAACCAGAACACCCTTCAGTCTCCACAATTTAAAACCATATTCTCGATAGACTCAACATACTTATGAAAGTAATAAAAGCTCTAGTCTGACGtggtttttaaatcatttcaaatgATCAATACTTCACTGGTTGACTTGTCaccataaattattaaaacaacttCCCTGGACAAGCAGTGTTCCAGCATCTACAGTGAGGCCTGGCtctgtgcaggggaggggcactgTGGGGGGCCATGGTACTGTAAGGGGTGTGCAGGCCACTCTGCAGGAGGTATGGCATTGTGCAGGGAGAAGGGGGTGCTTGTGGCAGAGCGGGGCAgtgttggggggcagggcagtgtgcgaggagggggagcagggcagTGTGTggcgggcagggcagggcagtgtgtgtggggggcagggcagtgtgtggtgggcagggcagtgtatggggggagggcagtgtgtggggggagggcagtATGTGGCAGGCAGGGCAGAGCAGTGTGCGGGGAGCACAGCAGCATGCTGGGGGGCGGGCACGGTGGGGAGGGCACAGTGCAGGGCGGGTGGCAAGGTGTCCCACCACACAGGGCACAAGGGCTTACTTGGATTCTGCAATTCCCTCTTTTATCTGCCTCTGTTTCCTACTTTCCCCACATTCAGCAGTATTAAAGGATATGGCGACTggtgtgaaataatttttatcatagtATATTTTGATCAAACATGCTTTCATCTTCCTGTGGAGGTTTCCCCTGACAACATCACATGAGgcttttccatgtaaatttctCCCCTCCTCACGCGCCCCATTCCATTTTCATGACGATTTTATATTTGCGATGCTTGAGATGCACCAGGGAACCATAGAATCGGTACCCCTTCTGTGATGGTTTTTACTGTATAAGTAATACTAAGAATGAATTTTCATGTTTGTCAAATATTAATGATACAACCTAAGCTTTTCCAGGTGCTGCCAAGAGTATAATTAACAACTACGATATCTGCAAATCACAATTGTTTTTTACTATATATCGTCAACTCCTATAAAAacctttcttccccaaattttTTGGTAGAGAAACACGATtggcataaaatatttgttactgggaattaaaactaaaaacaggCATTCAATTCTAAGTGCTCTAGATTTCGCCACTCCTATTTCAGGAACTGGCattaattagaaattatattAACGCATTTCTCTGTTCTAATATGAAGGACTTTCCCACAAAAGCTCAAGGAAAGCGCATCCTTTTTTCGGCCGGCATACCTGCCACTGTTGCCATGGTTACGTTCCCCTGCTGCAGCGCAGATGCTGGAACCACGATTCCTTGGGGGCTGAGAGTGCCTGAGATGGCACTCTGAATCTGCTGTAAGTCAGAAATACGCAGTGAGGGGttataggaaaacagaaaacccaTGCTTAAAACTTTAGAACAAGTGGCATAACGGTATCATTAATGAAGGAAAGGTGCTTGAGACAAAGAGATGTACTGAGATGGCAGCCTCCTGTAAGCAGCTCACGAATCTGCAAACCAAGAGACCTGAGACTGACCCAGTATCAGACAGGACCATCGGTACTGAGATACTGGTTTCAGTCCGGCTTCCAAAAGATTATCTTTCCTCTTGTCATCATATTAGTCATCATAAAAGAGGCGGGCCCCCTGGTGTCCATGCTTGTGGAGTGCTAGGTCTGGGCCTGGCCTGCAGCAGGCTCCACAGAAATGACGGCAAACACCCCATCAAGATTCCACCATCTGAAGTTGGGCCCAGACGGgctcatctatccatccaccatGATGGCTGGATTGGTGGCTGGCCAGGGAAGGAGGCTCTGCAGCTGGCATCCAGGCACCCAGGTATGGGGGCAGCTAAACAGCACCCATGGATATCGTCCATAGATGATTACTCTGCAGGCTGCCACAGCAATTTGAACGTATGTACAAAGCTCTGGGAGGGACATATAAAGTCTGCCACATTAACtcacttagaataaaaattaactcatcCAAATCAGTAGCCCAAGCTCCCACCATCAAGACCCTACAAAAGAGgaacaaaaggaaaccaaagcaaagaaGGGGGGGAACAATAAAGATCAAAGcggaaatcaatgaaactgaaaacagaaaaacagagataaatgaagaaacagcTGGTTCTTTGCAAAGATCAGTACATTGACAAACCTCTACAAGACTTAGGGAAGACAAAGAGAGAtgacaaattaccaatatcaggaacgAGACTGAGAGCACTGCGGACCCTACGCATGTCAGCAGGCGGCCCACTCGGCACGTGTGCATCTGACGTCTGAGACAGAAGCTAGTGTGAAACGGGTCATCTGAACAGCCTTCAATATGAAGGACACCGAATTCATAATTtgaaaactcaaaaaagaaatctccaggtcCAGCTAGTCTCACTGGAGATTTCTATCAAACAcgtaaagaattaacaccaattctccATAATCACTTCCAGAAAATAGGAATGGATGGTATacccttcatttcattttataaagctgtACTATCCTGGTACCAAACCTagacaaagactgtaacaaaaaagaaactacagaccaataaccCTCGATACAGACACACAAAACACTTAACAACATATTGGCAAACAGAATTCAGGAAcctatataaaaagaattatgtgcCATGACCAACTggagtttattccaggaatgcaaggcttGTTCAGTATTCGAAAAATCAAGTGATGTAATCTACTACCCtgtgaacagaagaaagaagaaaaatcacacgaTCATATCAATTCATGCAgagaaagcatctgacaaaattcaacataatAGAAACtctcagaaaagcagaaatagagaGGAACTTCCCCAACTTGATGAAAAGCATCTAGAAAAAAACCTGCCactaaaattataattaacaGCAAAAGGCAGAATGCTTTCCcctaagattgggaacaaggcaggatgtccactctcaccaatcATGTTCAAGGTAGTACCAGATGTTCTAGCCAATGCAATAAGGtaagacaaggaaataaaaagcacacagatcaagaaggaaggaatagaaCTGCTCCTATGTGCAGCAGACATAACTGGATAGGCAGAACACCCTAAGGAATCTGTGAAAAGGACCCCCTAGAACCAAGAAATGAGTTCAGAAAGGCTGCAGGATGcaagataaacatacaaaatcaACTGTGCTTCTAAATACTAGCAGGGACactgaagttaaaaatataacaccACTTATAATtgctaaaaaattaataaaaagaaacacctaGGTGTAATTCTAAAAACACATGTGTAGGACTTACATgacaaaactacaaaacaccaatgaaagaaatgacagaacagtaagtaaatggagagacataccaAGACAAATGGAGACACGGTCTGTGGACTGGAAGAGCTAACAGAGTGAAGACATCAATTCTCCCCAGAATGATACACAGGCTTAatgcaattcccatcaaaatctcagtaacatttttttgTTGATACAGACAAGGTTATTCCAAAACTTATATGGAAAGGAACTGGAATAactaaaataactttgaaaaagaagaattaagtgGGAGGAAAGAGTCTACCCAAATTTGAGACTAATTAAATAGCTATAGTAACAAGATTAGCTGGCGTAAATACActgatcagtggaacagaagagagaacacagacaCAGACCATCATAGACACACTCGGCTGATTGCTGACAACGTCGTAAAAGCAATTCTAGGGAGGAATTTGAACGGGTGGTGCTGGAGCACTGGACGTCCAGAGGCAAAACAAAGAACCTCAACCTAAACCCTCACACTTTAtaaaaaagttaactcaaaatgggtcagggatttacatgtgaaatataaaaactttcagaaaaaaaattagagaaactcCTTGGGACCTAGGGCTGGGCAGAGTTCTTAGacttaacaccaaaagcacaactcatgaaagaaaagttgataaatgggacttgatcaaaatttaaaatgtttactataaaaaagaccctgttaagaggatgaaaagataagctacagacttgggagaaaatatttacaaaccacataGCCCATGAAagactagtatctagaatacTCTCAAAGgccaacagtttaaaaaaatccaatcagaaaatgggcaaaagatgcgAGCCAACATTCTACCAAAGAGGATGTACAGACGGCAAATGAGctcatgaaaagatggtcaacaccGTTAACCGTCAAGGCAGTGCCAACTATGGCCACAGCGGCATGTCACCACATACCGTCAGAATGGCTCCAGTACAAGTGCttcaacacggatgaaccttgaggacattatgctcctTCAACTAAGCCAAACACAAGACAGACACGGTATTGGACCCCTCACATGAGGTACCTAGACTGATCAAATTCCTAGAAAGTGGAATGATGGGAGCCAGAGATTGGGGAGGGAAGCACGGGGAGTTAGTATCTCATGGGGATAGCGTTTCAGTCTGAGAAGATGGAACGTTCCAGAGATGGATGGTGATGATTGTTGCACGACAGTGTGAATATGCTTCACGccaccaaactgtacacttaaaaatgattaggACGGCACATTTTAtgatatgtgtattttaccacaattttaagaaataataaaaactatattttaaagaaaaaggaaagcaaggaatGGTACTCCATCCTCCAGAAAGCTGGGATCCAGGGTCCGGTACACAGATCGAGGCCTCACCCCACTCACGGCATGAAGCCCAGAGGAACTATCCTTCTAGCTCAAGGATGGCCGTAAGACAGCCCAGGCACTCTGACAGGGCCATTGGTCTCAGGAATCAGTACCCGTCTCCCCTGCAGATGTGACCGTCACCGAGAAGCAGAGCAGGACCCAACACAGATACCTGGGACTGGACGGGGGAATACGGGCTTCCAGGTTCTCCGCTCAGAAGAGTCTcactgttcatttttgtttttagacaAGCAATGTATCGACTGCAGAAATCTTTGCACAGTTCATTAACCTTTTCCAGCTCAAGGAGATGAATACGCAAAACCTGGATTGCTTTTACCATctagaagcagagaaaatgaagatcTTCAGACAAGAAAATAGCAGCATCATGGGAAATTGTAATCGTCAGCACATAATTACTCAGTTATTAGCCTGAACGCTGCAGAGCCGTGACCATCTGCACTGCCAGTGACGGAAGGGTGATGACATCAGAAACCGCGCAAACGACAAGTCATTGCAGCGCCGCGGACCTCTGGCATTTCAGCTGCATCTGGTGTGTGGGGACACAGACTGTCCCAGCGCTGCCCTCAGTGAGTCACAGCGCCAGGAGACAGCCCAGCCTCAACCCGGCCCCACCGCCAACCCGCTGCACAAAGCAAGGTACTTACCccccttctgctcctttcttttctctaaatgGGGAGGAATCCATACCCACCTCATAGGGGGCTCTTCATTTTGATAAAACTCAGCTT
This window contains:
- the PKNOX1 gene encoding homeobox protein PKNOX1 isoform X6, coding for MVKAIQVLRIHLLELEKVNELCKDFCSRYIACLKTKMNSETLLSGEPGSPYSPVQSQQIQSAISGTLSPQGIVVPASALQQGNVTMATVAGGAVYQPVTVVTPQGQVVTQALSPGTIRIQNSQLQLQLNQDLSILHQDDGSSKNKRGVLPKHATNVMRSWLFQHIGHPYPTEDEKKQIAAQTNLTLLQVNNWFINARRRILQPMLDSSCSETPKTKKKTAQNRPVQRFWPDSIASGAAQPPPSELAMSEGAVVTITTPVSMNVDSLQSLSSDGATLAVQQVMMAEQSEDESVDSTGDSGATLAPTHISGLVLENSDSLQ